In a genomic window of Mustela nigripes isolate SB6536 chromosome 8, MUSNIG.SB6536, whole genome shotgun sequence:
- the HAUS1 gene encoding HAUS augmin-like complex subunit 1 isoform X1, which translates to MEAQEEKEAQVAAWLKKIFGDHSIPQYEVNARTTEILHHLSERNRVRDRDVSLVIEDLKQKASEYESEGEINYRILNEITRAKHLQSLLMESVNFSPANLSSTGSRYLNALADSAVALEIKDTSLASFIPAVNDLTSDLFRTKSKNEEIKLELAKLEKNLTATLVLEKCLREDLKKAEFHLSTERAKVDSRLQNMDFLKAKSEEFRFGIRTAEEQLSSRGMDASLSHQSLVALSEKLAELKRQTIPLKKKLESYLDLMPNPSLAQVKIEEAKRELDTIEAELTKKVDMMEL; encoded by the exons ATGGaagcacaggaagagaaagaggcgCAG GTTGCTGCatggttgaaaaaaatatttggagatcACTCCATTCCACAGTATGAGGTGAATGCTCGGACCACGGAGATTTTACATCACCTTTCAGAGCGCAACAGGGTTCGGGACAGGGATGTCTCCTTGGTAATAGAGGACTTGAAACAGAAAGCAAGTGAATATGAATCCGAAGGTGAGATTAATTACAGAATTTTGAATGAGATAACTCGAG CCAAGCATCTTCAGAGCCTTCTCATGGAGAGTGTGAATTTTTCCCCTGCCAATCTGTCTAGTACTGGTTCTAGGTACCTGAATGCATTGGCTGACAGTGCAGTGGCCCTTGAAATAAAGGATACTTCACTAGCTAG ttttatcccTGCAGTGAATGACTTGACCTCTGATCTTTTCCGTACCAAatccaaaaatgaagaaatcaagctTGAACTggcaaaacttgaaaaaaatctaacTGCAACTTTAGTGTTAGAAAAATGTCTACGAGA GGATCTAAAGAAGGCTGAGTTTCATCTGTCTACGGAAAGGGCCAAAGTTGACAGTCGTCTTCAGAACATGGACTTCCTCAAAGCAAAGTCGGAGGAGTTCAGATTTGGAATCAGAACTGCAGAG GAGCAACTTTCATCCAGAGGCATGGATGCTTCTCTGTCTCATCAGTCCCTAGTAGCACTTTCAGAG AAATTGGCAGAACTAAAACGACAGACTATacctttgaagaaaaaattagaGTCCTATTTGGATTTAATGCcg aacccGTCCCTTGCTCAGGTGAAAATTGAAGAAGCAAAGCGGGAGTTA GATACCATTGAAGCTGAACTTACAAAGAAAGTAGACATGATGGAACTGTGA
- the HAUS1 gene encoding HAUS augmin-like complex subunit 1 isoform X2 translates to MEAQEEKEAQVAAWLKKIFGDHSIPQYEVNARTTEILHHLSERNRVRDRDVSLVIEDLKQKASEYESEAKHLQSLLMESVNFSPANLSSTGSRYLNALADSAVALEIKDTSLASFIPAVNDLTSDLFRTKSKNEEIKLELAKLEKNLTATLVLEKCLREDLKKAEFHLSTERAKVDSRLQNMDFLKAKSEEFRFGIRTAEEQLSSRGMDASLSHQSLVALSEKLAELKRQTIPLKKKLESYLDLMPNPSLAQVKIEEAKRELDTIEAELTKKVDMMEL, encoded by the exons ATGGaagcacaggaagagaaagaggcgCAG GTTGCTGCatggttgaaaaaaatatttggagatcACTCCATTCCACAGTATGAGGTGAATGCTCGGACCACGGAGATTTTACATCACCTTTCAGAGCGCAACAGGGTTCGGGACAGGGATGTCTCCTTGGTAATAGAGGACTTGAAACAGAAAGCAAGTGAATATGAATCCGAAG CCAAGCATCTTCAGAGCCTTCTCATGGAGAGTGTGAATTTTTCCCCTGCCAATCTGTCTAGTACTGGTTCTAGGTACCTGAATGCATTGGCTGACAGTGCAGTGGCCCTTGAAATAAAGGATACTTCACTAGCTAG ttttatcccTGCAGTGAATGACTTGACCTCTGATCTTTTCCGTACCAAatccaaaaatgaagaaatcaagctTGAACTggcaaaacttgaaaaaaatctaacTGCAACTTTAGTGTTAGAAAAATGTCTACGAGA GGATCTAAAGAAGGCTGAGTTTCATCTGTCTACGGAAAGGGCCAAAGTTGACAGTCGTCTTCAGAACATGGACTTCCTCAAAGCAAAGTCGGAGGAGTTCAGATTTGGAATCAGAACTGCAGAG GAGCAACTTTCATCCAGAGGCATGGATGCTTCTCTGTCTCATCAGTCCCTAGTAGCACTTTCAGAG AAATTGGCAGAACTAAAACGACAGACTATacctttgaagaaaaaattagaGTCCTATTTGGATTTAATGCcg aacccGTCCCTTGCTCAGGTGAAAATTGAAGAAGCAAAGCGGGAGTTA GATACCATTGAAGCTGAACTTACAAAGAAAGTAGACATGATGGAACTGTGA